GTTGGTGGATTATTTGGTGAATGCAATCCGCTGGGGTGAAGAAAGGCTATTGACACTCCCTATTACTGATGTCATGTTTGGAGCCTTAGGTTTGATTATCGGACTTATCGTTGCCTTTTTATTATTCCTACCGATCAATAGTATACCTGTCCCAGTTCTCGGTGATTTCTTACCACTTCTTGTTTCCGGTTTGCTTGGTTACTTAGGCTTTCAGGTGGGATTTCGCAAAAGAGACGAAATTATGGCGGTATTTTCTATAGGTCGCAAGGAGAAAAGCAAAAAGGAAAGCGGAGGCATTGGTGCCAACGTTGAGCATAAAGTTCTGGATACTAGCGTTATTATCGACGGTCGCATTGCTGATATCTGTCGCACCGGCTTTATCGAGGGAGCGCTTGTTATCCCAGGGTTCGTACTTGAAGAATTACAACATATTGCTGATTCGTCTGATGCACTAAAAAGAAACCGTGGTCGCAGAGGTTTGGACATTCTAAACAAAATTCAAAAAGAATTAAAAGTTAATGTTCAAATTTATGAAGGAGATTTTGAAGAGATTGCGGAAGTGGATAGTAAATTAATTAAGCTAGCAAAGGTCCTTAATGGTAAAGTGGTTACCAATGACTTCAACTTAAATAAGGTCTGTGAATTGCAAGGTGTTCCAGTTCTTAATATCAATGATTTGGCCAATGCGGTTAAACCTGTGGTCCTGCCGGGTGAAGAATTACATGTGCAGGTAATTAAAGACGGAAAAGAGTACGGTCAAGGAGTAGCTTATCTTGATGACGGTACTATGATCGTAGTAGAAGGCGGCCGTGATTATATTGGGTTAGAGATTGATGTGCTGGTAACCAGCGTGCTACAGACATCGGCAGGCCGCATGATCTTCGCGAAGCCAAAGATGCTGGAGAAGGCATTGTAGCGCATTGATAACATAATGGAGAGGGTACGTGTGGAAACAAGCGTGGTGATTGTTGCCGCTGGAAAAGGGAAACGAATGAAAGTTGGTAAGAACAAGATATGGTTGCATTTACAGCATAAGCCGATTTTTCAGCATACGGTTGAAGCTTTCATTCAACATCCGGGAATTTCCGAGGTGGTTCTGGTGATAAATGAACAAGATTACGAGGATATGGATCGATGGCGAAAGAGCATGCCATATTCAGTGATCTTGGCTATAGGTGGTGCAGAGCGTCAAGATAGTGTGCGAAATGGACTTGAAGCTTTATCAAAGAGCTGTACGCATGTATTAATCCATGATGCAGCAAGACCTTTTATCACAGCTGAGCAAATTTCTGGAATCATAACCAAATTAAAAGATCATCAGGCAGTTGTTGTAGCGGTTCCTGTAAAGGATACGATTAAAATCGTAGGTCCAGATGGAATCGTGCAAGCAACCCCGGCACGCGAGAGCTTGTGGGCGGTTCAGACCCCACAAGCTTTTCCACTTTCACTCGTAAAAGAAGCGCACCAGTTTGCACTTGAACAGGGAAAAGCAGGAACAGATGATGCGATGCTCGTAGAAATGCTTGGATACCCAGTTACAATTGTTGATGGTAGCTATGAAAACATCAAGGTGACAACTCCTGATGATCTCTGGTTTGGGGAAGAGATTATGAAGAGGCGTTTGGAAGAGAGGAAGAGGAGAAAATGAGGATCGGACAAGGTTTCGATGTACATCAACTAGTTGAAGGCAGGCCCTGCATCATTGGCGGTGTAACGATTCCATATGAAAAAGGCTTATTAGGACACTCAGATGCAGATGTACTATTACATACGGTTTCTGATGCACTTCTTGGCGCGATTGGAGAGGGGGACATTGGACGGCATTTCCCTGATACTGATCCAGCTTTTAAGGATGCCGATAGTTTAGAGCTACTCATCCATGTATGGAATTTGGTAAAAGAGCGAGGATATCAATTAGGAAATGTTGATGCTACGATCATCGCACAAGCGCCTAAAATGGCACCATATATTCCTCAGATGCGTGAAGTAATTGCTAAAGCGCTTGATGCGGATACTGCTCAGGTGAATATTAAAGCAACTACAACTGAAAAATTAGGCTTTACTGGACGTGGCGAGGGTATCGCTGCACAGGCTGTATGTTTGCTTGTCAATGCGTAAGTCTAGTAGTATCATAAGTTTGGAAGAGATGGGATAAGGATGGTGTCATCATGACAAAGGAAGTTCGTTTGCGCTATGCTCCGAGTCCAACCGGTCATTTGCATATTGGCGGTGCTCGTACAGCGCTATTTAATTATTTGTATGCACGTCGTTTAGGCGGAAAATTTATTGTGCGCATCGAGGATACAGATCAAGTGCGCAATGTGGAAAATGCCGCAGAGAAACAAATGGAAAACTTGAAGTGGCTCGGTGTCGAGTGGGATGAGGGCGATGACATTGGTGGCCCATATGGCCCATATCGTTGCATGGACCGCTTGGATATTTATAAAGGATATGTTGAACAATTATTAAAAGAGGGAAAAGCATATTACTGCTATGCAACAAAGGAAGAGCTCGATGCAGAACGCGAAGAGCAGCTTGCACGTAATGAAACCCCTCGTATTTTAGAAAAGCACCGCTATACAACACCAGAACAAAAAGCTGCCTATGAAAAAGAAGGACGAGTTCCTTCTGTTCATTTCATTATGCCAGAAAATCGTTCTTATACAGTAAACGATCTTGTTCGTGGTGAAGTAACCTTTGATTCAAATGAAATGGGCGGAGATTTCGTTATCTGTCGTCCAGATGGCATCCCAACCTATAACTTTGCGGTTGTAATCGATGACCATCTCATGAAAATCAGTCATGTTGTTCGAGGAGAAGAGCATCTATCCAACACCCCTCGTCAATTGATGATCTATGAAGCATTCGGTTGGGAAGCACCTCAATTTGCTCACTTAGCCCTTATTTTAAATCAAGAGGGTAAAAAGATGAGTAAACGCGATGAAAGCATTATTCAGTTCATTGAACAATATCGCGATATGGGCTACTTGCCAGAAGCTATTGTGAATTTCCTTGTATTATTAGGATGGTCTCCAGGTGGCGAACAAGAGATCTTCTCATTAAAAGAGTTGAGCGAGCGATTTAGCTTCGATCGAGTTAGCAAATCCCCGGCTGTATTTGACAGCACCAAAATGAATTGGATGAATAATCATTATCTCAAAGCTAAATCAGTGGATGAGATCGTGGACATGTGTATTCCTCATCTTCAAGAAGCGGGCTTCTTAGAAGAAGAATTAACTACTGAACGTAGAGAATGGGCAAA
The nucleotide sequence above comes from Brevibacillus laterosporus LMG 15441. Encoded proteins:
- the ispD gene encoding 2-C-methyl-D-erythritol 4-phosphate cytidylyltransferase, with the protein product METSVVIVAAGKGKRMKVGKNKIWLHLQHKPIFQHTVEAFIQHPGISEVVLVINEQDYEDMDRWRKSMPYSVILAIGGAERQDSVRNGLEALSKSCTHVLIHDAARPFITAEQISGIITKLKDHQAVVVAVPVKDTIKIVGPDGIVQATPARESLWAVQTPQAFPLSLVKEAHQFALEQGKAGTDDAMLVEMLGYPVTIVDGSYENIKVTTPDDLWFGEEIMKRRLEERKRRK
- the ispF gene encoding 2-C-methyl-D-erythritol 2,4-cyclodiphosphate synthase encodes the protein MRIGQGFDVHQLVEGRPCIIGGVTIPYEKGLLGHSDADVLLHTVSDALLGAIGEGDIGRHFPDTDPAFKDADSLELLIHVWNLVKERGYQLGNVDATIIAQAPKMAPYIPQMREVIAKALDADTAQVNIKATTTEKLGFTGRGEGIAAQAVCLLVNA
- the gltX gene encoding glutamate--tRNA ligase, which produces MTKEVRLRYAPSPTGHLHIGGARTALFNYLYARRLGGKFIVRIEDTDQVRNVENAAEKQMENLKWLGVEWDEGDDIGGPYGPYRCMDRLDIYKGYVEQLLKEGKAYYCYATKEELDAEREEQLARNETPRILEKHRYTTPEQKAAYEKEGRVPSVHFIMPENRSYTVNDLVRGEVTFDSNEMGGDFVICRPDGIPTYNFAVVIDDHLMKISHVVRGEEHLSNTPRQLMIYEAFGWEAPQFAHLALILNQEGKKMSKRDESIIQFIEQYRDMGYLPEAIVNFLVLLGWSPGGEQEIFSLKELSERFSFDRVSKSPAVFDSTKMNWMNNHYLKAKSVDEIVDMCIPHLQEAGFLEEELTTERREWAKQIVALYQEQMSYCAQIVPLSALFFLEEVVYEEDAKAVLKEPQVKEVLVSFKEHIESADEYSVETINASLKAVQKATGYKGKALFMPVRVSITGQAHGRDLGQSIYLIGREKVLARLQQVISSL
- a CDS encoding PIN/TRAM domain-containing protein, yielding MLKRICKFFFVIIGGGLGYQFGPAFFSFLNDLLNFGEVPRPAYIGAVLGVILFYLLANTLVDYLVNAIRWGEERLLTLPITDVMFGALGLIIGLIVAFLLFLPINSIPVPVLGDFLPLLVSGLLGYLGFQVGFRKRDEIMAVFSIGRKEKSKKESGGIGANVEHKVLDTSVIIDGRIADICRTGFIEGALVIPGFVLEELQHIADSSDALKRNRGRRGLDILNKIQKELKVNVQIYEGDFEEIAEVDSKLIKLAKVLNGKVVTNDFNLNKVCELQGVPVLNINDLANAVKPVVLPGEELHVQVIKDGKEYGQGVAYLDDGTMIVVEGGRDYIGLEIDVLVTSVLQTSAGRMIFAKPKMLEKAL